The genomic window cctggatgatactggatcagagtccagggttgattcctggtccattgaacacctttgtatcatatgttgtgagtgcagatggtgaggagacacattgttaggacagagctgttggtttAATCCAAATGTTgatgagatcaactaaacccagtgagtgtgaagctccaaacagactgagatgttgattctcagtgggatcagcaggaccaggacacctttccccctacagggggtcatgtgactcatgttgacgtccaggtgtgtccacctgttggtgtcagtgtgaacagacataatgtgagctcattgttgatgtttggtccacagagtggagcagcagagctcagaggttcccactggtctacaggatcagactcagctggactccatatttaaggtgtgtacatgtccaacatctactggtccatctgttctgtccaatcatctcctgctgctggtttcagaccagtggacatcactgtgtccaacatggacctgagctttggtccatgttggactttgtgtctttcatcatgttttgtgttccagctgctggaggagaacatctgcacttttgtcaagaacgaactgaagaagttccaccaggttctgagtacagattacccacaatgcttagagagtctgagtgatgaggatgaagagcagaggaggagctcagaggcttttctgaagatcacactgaacttcctgaggaggatgaagcaggaggagctggctgagcgtctgcaccgcagtaagaccattctgtacagattgaacagatgaaaatacttgatttactgtgagactgatggttttatctgggtctgcattcaggaagtcagtctggagttcagcagaaactgaaacgtaacctgcagcagaagtttgagtgtgtgtttgagggcatcgctaaagcaggaaaccccaaaaccctcctgaaccagatctacacagagctctacatcacagagggaggggctacagaggtcaaccaggaccatgaggtcagacagattgaaacagcatccaggaacccacacagaccaccaacaaccatcacatgtgaagacatctttaaaacaccagctgacacagatgaaccaatcagaacagtgctgacaaagggcgtggctgGCATCGgggaaaacagtgtccacacagaagttcagtctggactgggctgaagacaaagccaaccaggacatccacttcatatttccattcaccttcagagagctgaatgggctgaaacagaagaagttcagcttggtggaactggttcatcacttcttcactgaaaccaaagaagcaggaatctggatctttgaagacctccaggtggtgttcatcttggacggtctggatgagtgtcgacctcctctggacttcaacaacactcagatcctgactgatgttacagagtccacctcagtggatgtgctgctgatgaacctcatcagggggaacctgcttccctccgctcgcctctggataaccacacgacctgcagcagccaatcagatccctgctcagtgtgttgacatggtgacagaggtcagagggttcactgacccacagaaagaggagtacttcaggaagaggttcacagatgaagaacagaccaacacaatcatctcccacatcaagacgtcacgaagcgtccacatcatgtgtcacatcccagtcttctgctggatcactgctacagttctggaggacgtgttgaagaccacagagagaagacaactgcccaagaccctgactgagatgtacatccacttcctggtggttcaggccaaagtcAAGAgcatcaagtatgatggaaggTCTGAGACCGAGCCActctggagtccagagaccaggaagatgattgagtctctgggaaaactggcctttgagcagctgaagaaaggaaacctgatcttctatgaatcagacctgacagagtgtggcatcgatatcagctcagcctcagtgtactcaggagtgttcacagaggtcttcaaagaggagagaggactgtaccaggaccagaggttctgcttcatccatctgagtgtccaggagtttctggctgctcttcatgtccatcagaccttcatcaacagtggagtcaatctgctgtcagaagaacaaacatCTGTTTGGTCTAAACTATCAAAGGTCAAATCTTTCCAGttgtaccagaccgctgtggacgaggccttacagagtccaaatggacacctggacctgttcctccgcttcctcctgggcctatcactgcagaccaatcagagtctcctacacAGTCTGAtgaaaccaacaggaagcagctcaaAGAAAAACCAGAAAACTAttgagtacatcaagaagaagatcagtgagaatgtgtctgcagagagaagcatcaacctgttccactgtctgaatgaactggaggatggatctctggtggatcagatccaacagtacctgagatcaggacgtctgtccacagaacaactgtctcctgctcaatggtcagctctggccttcatcttactgtcatcagaagaagacctggatgtgtttgacctgaaggaatactctggttcagaggaggttcttctaAGGCTGCTGtcagtggtcaaagcctccaacaaagctctgtgagaacaaGCAGTTTgatcaaacatctcaaatatggatctctcatttcaaccagatcaataactttatactcatcccttttgttttgtccagactcagtggctgtaacctgtcagagagaagctgtgaagctctgtcctcagttctcagatccaagtcctgtagtctgacactTCTGGATCTGagcaacaatgacctgaaggattcaggagtgaagatactgtcagatggactgaagagtccaggatgcagactggacactctcaggtcagacacagtggatttatatgttttcattcttttacagtttttctcaactgctaaaacacatttcacaaaattttcctccatttttccaaAACTCTAAACACAGCACACTTTTCTAAAGCTACATAAACAAAACTACACCTTCTCTCTTCAAAATTTAaactttcactccaaaacagctgCTCAAGCCTTCAAAAATTTAAACACTATACACATCATTacacactacaaaaaaacaactgaaaacacagtgttcagtgtgtgagaatGTTCTTTTTATCCACAACTGCCAAAGCATATTTTTAGAAACCTTACAGCATCTGTTCTCAGAATATATCACTGTAAAGTAGTGGGCCTTCATAGATCTCT from Sphaeramia orbicularis chromosome 16, fSphaOr1.1, whole genome shotgun sequence includes these protein-coding regions:
- the LOC115435242 gene encoding LOW QUALITY PROTEIN: NACHT, LRR and PYD domains-containing protein 4E-like (The sequence of the model RefSeq protein was modified relative to this genomic sequence to represent the inferred CDS: deleted 1 base in 1 codon), giving the protein MKSDDSMFLPICFKTGRVSETQVEQQSSEVPTGLQDQTQLDSIFKLLEENICTFVKNELKKFHQVLSTDYPQCLESLSDEDEEQRRSSEAFLKITLNFLRRMKQEELAERLHRRSQSGVQQKLKRNLQQKFECVFEGIAKAGNPKTLLNQIYTELYITEGGATEVNQDHEVRQIETASRNPHRPPTTITCEDIFKTPADTDEPIRTVLTKGVAGIGKTVSTQKFSLDWAEDKANQDIHFIFPFTFRELNGLKQKKFSLVELVHHFFTETKEAGIWIFEDLQVVFILDGLDECRPPLDFNNTQILTDVTESTSVDVLLMNLIRGNLLPSARLWITTRPAAANQIPAQCVDMVTEVRGFTDPQKEEYFRKRFTDEEQTNTIISHIKTSRSVHIMCHIPVFCWITATVLEDVLKTTERRQLPKTLTEMYIHFLVVQAKVKSIKYDGRSETEPLWSPETRKMIESLGKLAFEQLKKGNLIFYESDLTECGIDISSASVYSGVFTEVFKEERGLYQDQRFCFIHLSVQEFLAALHVHQTFINSGVNLLSEEQTSVWSKLSKVKSFQLYQTAVDEALQSPNGHLDLFLRFLLGLSLQTNQSLLHSLMKPTGSSSKKNQKTIEYIKKKISENVSAERSINLFHCLNELEDGSLVDQIQQYLRSGRLSTEQLSPAQWSALAFILLSSEEDLDVFDLKEYSGSEEVLLRLLSVVKASNKALLSGCNLSERSCEALSSVLRSKSCSLTLLDLSNNDLKDSGVKILSDGLKSPGCRLDTLRLSGCNLSDRNCEALSSVLRSQSCSLMNLDLSNNDLKDSGVKILSDGLKSPGCRLDTLRLSGCLITEEGCSSLVSALKSNPSHLRRLDLSYNHPGASGQELSALVEDPHWTLDTVRLEPSGVRWLRPGLRKYFCELTLDPNTVNKKLKLSENNKKMEQVNEVQSYPDHQDRFDYWPQLMCSTGLTGRCYWEVQWSGRVRIGVTYRGIRRKGDSRDCVFGRNDQSWSLRCYEGGYGVWHNKKYTDLPQSSSSSSSSSGTVSVYVDCPAGSVSFYRVSSDKLIHVYTFKTTFTEPLFGGFGLGTGSSVCLCGV